A section of the Paenibacillus odorifer genome encodes:
- a CDS encoding response regulator transcription factor: MNQKTILLIEDEDPIRDLLSYSLRKEGFVIREAAAGIEGLEILKQFKPDLLLLDLMLPDMSGFDICKQVSVNSIIPVIMITAKSDTIDKVLGMELGADDYITKPFDIREVIARIRAIFRRIDLIEVSLEKQTSEIINLGAEIQIHKDKREVLKSGMKIGLTNKEYDLLLFFAEHKGRVFSRSDLLDKVWDFDFAGDTRTVDIHVQRIRKKLDEEHSLSVIETIFGIGYKLVER, from the coding sequence ATGAATCAGAAAACAATATTATTAATTGAAGATGAGGACCCTATACGTGATTTACTTTCATATTCCCTTCGCAAAGAAGGATTTGTTATCAGAGAAGCGGCTGCAGGAATAGAGGGTCTGGAGATCCTGAAGCAGTTCAAACCGGATTTGCTTTTACTGGACCTGATGTTGCCTGACATGAGCGGTTTTGATATTTGTAAACAAGTTTCTGTGAACTCAATAATCCCGGTTATTATGATAACCGCCAAATCCGATACTATAGATAAAGTTCTCGGCATGGAATTAGGAGCCGATGATTATATCACTAAGCCTTTTGATATTAGAGAAGTGATAGCCAGAATTCGAGCGATTTTCCGCAGAATCGATTTAATAGAAGTTTCTTTGGAGAAGCAAACCTCTGAAATTATTAATTTGGGGGCAGAGATACAGATTCATAAAGATAAAAGGGAAGTATTGAAAAGCGGAATGAAAATTGGACTCACGAATAAGGAATATGACCTCTTACTATTTTTTGCAGAGCATAAGGGGAGAGTATTCAGCAGATCAGACCTATTAGATAAGGTATGGGACTTTGATTTTGCTGGAGATACAAGAACTGTGGATATACATGTGCAAAGAATCCGCAAAAAATTGGATGAGGAGCACAGCTTATCCGTGATTGAAACGATATTCGGCATCGGGTATAAGCTAGTAGAGAGGTAG
- a CDS encoding sensor histidine kinase: MKFPIQFKIVVVFSIVIFVGLSAMLFVSYRVTEQNMYRTIDGDMINAKTNLDIYINQYFLVHKKRMSKKTLVTEKSRLSQELTAGIGGPVTISYINGDKSQVESTSRAQTSYTINRVDHKVIVTLSFPILQKQSTIGFLNYQKDYSQLYQRNARFQSIIKMFAAIIFSFIFIASIIISKKITKPIRELTESSNQVTLGNFDIDILISSNDEVGELARRFQIMIKHIKDQIEIIEQERDEVKQAQTQSKVFFDNVTHELKTPLTTILGYAQILKDNGFTDSPFFEKGINYIIRESQRLNRTVVDILELSQSATLSTTYRFEKVDISEIAKEACEDMRIKARKYNINIHFQLQEGLFALGDRDKLKEVLLNLLDNSIKYGYVNSAIYVESYKNKEEVVLKIKDEGKGIPEEDIIHVFEPFYRAKKNRLQEKGSAGLGLTIVKNTIDDHHGSIKLQSILNEGTEIKVSLPEDKR; encoded by the coding sequence ATGAAATTTCCAATTCAATTTAAAATTGTAGTAGTTTTTTCAATTGTCATTTTTGTGGGGCTTTCTGCAATGTTGTTTGTTTCCTATAGGGTTACAGAACAAAATATGTATCGAACCATTGATGGGGATATGATTAATGCGAAAACAAATCTGGACATTTACATTAATCAATATTTTTTAGTTCATAAAAAGAGAATGAGTAAAAAAACATTAGTCACGGAAAAAAGTAGACTTTCGCAAGAATTAACTGCTGGAATTGGCGGACCTGTAACAATTTCCTATATCAATGGGGACAAAAGTCAAGTTGAATCTACCTCACGCGCCCAAACTTCTTACACAATTAATAGAGTTGACCACAAAGTGATTGTTACTTTATCCTTCCCTATTCTGCAGAAGCAATCAACCATTGGTTTTTTGAATTATCAGAAAGATTACAGTCAGCTTTACCAAAGGAATGCACGTTTTCAATCGATCATCAAAATGTTTGCCGCCATTATTTTCAGCTTTATCTTTATTGCCTCTATCATCATCTCTAAAAAAATCACCAAACCGATCCGGGAGTTGACCGAAAGTTCCAATCAGGTTACTTTAGGGAATTTCGATATAGATATTTTAATTTCATCTAACGATGAGGTTGGCGAGTTAGCCCGCCGGTTTCAGATCATGATTAAACATATTAAAGATCAGATTGAAATTATTGAACAAGAAAGGGATGAGGTCAAGCAGGCTCAGACCCAAAGTAAAGTTTTTTTTGACAATGTCACGCATGAGCTAAAAACCCCGTTAACAACCATTCTCGGTTATGCACAGATTTTGAAAGATAACGGATTTACAGATTCCCCTTTTTTTGAAAAGGGAATCAACTATATTATTCGTGAAAGTCAACGCTTAAATCGGACGGTCGTTGACATCTTGGAGCTATCCCAATCGGCAACCTTGAGTACTACCTATCGCTTTGAGAAGGTGGACATTTCGGAAATAGCTAAAGAGGCATGTGAGGATATGCGAATTAAAGCTAGAAAATATAACATTAATATACATTTTCAGCTTCAAGAAGGATTGTTTGCTCTAGGAGACCGGGATAAACTGAAAGAGGTATTGTTGAATTTGTTGGACAATTCCATTAAATATGGGTACGTAAACTCTGCGATTTATGTAGAATCCTACAAGAATAAAGAAGAGGTAGTATTAAAGATCAAAGATGAGGGGAAGGGTATTCCGGAAGAGGATATTATCCATGTGTTTGAACCGTTTTACAGAGCAAAAAAGAACAGGCTCCAAGAGAAGGGAAGTGCAGGGCTTGGCTTAACCATTGTGAAGAATACTATCGATGATCATCACGGATCAATCAAACTGCAGAGTATTTTAAATGAGGGCACAGAAATTAAAGTCAGCTTGCCGGAGGATAAGAGATGA
- a CDS encoding ABC transporter ATP-binding protein, with protein MLRVENLSHAFRNSTELVPVLHQVSFRVKPGEMVALLGSSGSGKSTMLNLMAGLMKPTDGQIYIADQDIVKMSENKLAEFRRGHIGFVFQSYELIATMTVRENVELPLVFQSVRPSVRRKKALTLLEEVGLPEKSNLFPSQLSGGQQQRVSIARSLITEPSIIFADEPTGNLDTQTEEEIIGILQRLNKARNTTFVIVTHEAEVAEQMQSVITLRNGYLITEQGDLEGMPAGRGA; from the coding sequence ATGCTTCGAGTAGAAAATTTATCACATGCTTTTAGGAACAGCACAGAGTTAGTGCCGGTTCTACATCAAGTCAGTTTTCGAGTGAAGCCGGGAGAGATGGTTGCACTGCTGGGGAGCTCAGGATCGGGCAAATCGACCATGTTAAATCTTATGGCAGGCTTAATGAAACCAACAGATGGTCAAATTTATATTGCGGATCAAGATATCGTCAAGATGAGTGAGAATAAGTTGGCCGAATTCCGGCGTGGACATATCGGTTTTGTTTTTCAATCCTATGAATTGATCGCCACAATGACGGTGCGTGAAAATGTAGAATTGCCCTTGGTTTTTCAATCGGTCCGTCCCTCCGTACGTAGAAAGAAGGCACTTACTCTACTTGAGGAAGTGGGGCTGCCGGAAAAATCCAATCTCTTCCCTTCACAACTATCAGGTGGACAGCAACAGCGTGTCAGTATTGCCAGGTCGCTTATTACAGAGCCTTCTATCATCTTTGCCGATGAACCTACCGGAAATTTGGATACCCAAACAGAGGAAGAGATCATAGGAATTCTGCAACGGCTAAATAAGGCAAGGAATACAACCTTCGTCATTGTAACGCATGAAGCTGAGGTTGCGGAACAAATGCAGAGTGTTATTACACTGCGGAACGGATATCTGATAACAGAACAAGGGGATTTGGAAGGAATGCCTGCAGGGAGGGGGGCTTAG
- a CDS encoding ABC transporter permease, producing MRIQDILILAWDQIKRRKVVTALCVTGISIGCASLIVAISVGESAQQYSLDEMNRNFKMNEITVKPNVGISTKGNGTSKKGNFDRGKLSEQKIELIKKLPHVTAVAPSMKVESFEMITIDNKISYVEVIGTDLQSLTSFDNTFAQGGPSDADGTVVLNYGATIGLMDNETVNKMMQRLQEDPYNDSLLQQFNLLNMKSSKLYQQQIQYRYYNAELQQNTLSSSLRVTGILKQPTGIRQEEAAYDKKAYVSLGTAQLLLEEFGLKGETTDTQGYDSILVKVDSQDNVAGVEGQIKKLILSTETNLHHQVEVNKKFNMIKKTALGIGLFVLVIASISIIVAMTMSTHQRRRQIGIMKVLGSNLWQIRNMFIAEAALLGLLGGGIGVLISYLTISGVNKLLATTSIIPLGESTAGMVISISLKNIPLGISFAVMTGVLSGIYPAISASNTNALVAIKKD from the coding sequence GTGCGAATTCAGGACATTTTAATCTTGGCCTGGGATCAAATCAAAAGACGTAAAGTAGTCACGGCATTGTGCGTGACAGGGATTTCAATAGGTTGTGCCTCTCTAATTGTCGCCATAAGTGTGGGTGAATCTGCACAGCAATATTCCTTAGATGAGATGAACAGGAACTTCAAGATGAATGAAATCACTGTTAAACCCAATGTAGGAATATCTACGAAAGGCAATGGCACTTCGAAAAAAGGAAATTTTGATCGAGGAAAGTTAAGCGAACAGAAGATAGAGCTTATTAAGAAGCTCCCGCATGTAACAGCAGTAGCTCCTTCAATGAAGGTTGAAAGCTTCGAGATGATCACGATAGATAATAAAATTAGCTACGTTGAAGTCATTGGCACGGATCTCCAATCACTTACCAGCTTTGACAACACCTTTGCACAGGGAGGACCTTCAGATGCGGATGGCACTGTTGTATTAAATTACGGGGCTACTATTGGCTTGATGGATAATGAAACGGTCAATAAGATGATGCAGCGGTTACAAGAAGATCCTTACAATGATAGTTTATTACAACAGTTTAATTTACTGAACATGAAGTCTTCGAAATTATATCAGCAGCAAATTCAATATCGGTATTATAACGCAGAGTTACAACAGAACACCCTCAGTTCTTCTCTTCGCGTCACTGGGATTCTAAAACAGCCTACGGGAATCCGGCAGGAGGAAGCGGCTTATGATAAAAAAGCATATGTTTCATTGGGGACTGCGCAATTGCTTTTAGAAGAGTTTGGTTTGAAAGGAGAGACTACAGATACACAAGGCTATGATTCAATATTGGTTAAGGTAGACAGTCAGGATAATGTTGCAGGAGTAGAAGGTCAAATTAAAAAGCTGATTTTGTCTACAGAAACAAACTTACATCATCAAGTCGAAGTGAATAAGAAGTTCAACATGATTAAAAAGACGGCCCTCGGCATTGGTTTGTTCGTTCTGGTGATTGCTTCTATCTCTATCATTGTAGCAATGACCATGTCCACCCATCAACGGCGCAGGCAGATTGGTATTATGAAGGTTCTGGGCTCTAATTTATGGCAAATACGTAATATGTTTATCGCCGAGGCTGCATTGCTGGGATTACTTGGCGGGGGCATCGGAGTGTTGATTTCTTATTTAACGATATCTGGAGTAAATAAGTTGCTAGCAACAACCTCTATTATCCCCCTAGGAGAGTCGACGGCGGGAATGGTGATTTCTATCTCTTTAAAAAATATCCCGCTAGGTATTTCATTTGCAGTAATGACAGGTGTTCTATCTGGGATATATCCGGCAATTAGTGCTTCCAATACTAATGCTCTAGTAGCGATTAAGAAAGACTAG